The Arachis hypogaea cultivar Tifrunner chromosome 16, arahy.Tifrunner.gnm2.J5K5, whole genome shotgun sequence genome contains a region encoding:
- the LOC112758046 gene encoding uncharacterized protein isoform X1: MERSEIIKRCVSFYEEMRSNHEERMLFFVLTLFVYFRDRTTGQLSLGGRMNSRIRREALERIVGEGDMNCIWELRMNTNTFANLCELLQVHGGLTEDGHVSLPEQVATFLIILAHHKKNRSLQVRFCRFSETVSKYFNKVLKSVIRIQGMLFAKATPVAEDCVDPTWRRFKGCLGALDGTYIEVTVPESEKARYRTRKGKICTNVLGVCNREMGFVYVLSGWEGSASDSRVLRDVITRCNSLKIPHGNYYLVDAGYTNGPGFLAPYRGTRYHVREWAQGARAPRNYQEYFNRVHSSARNIIEHCFGLLKKRWSILRSPSFYPLKTQFQIIIACCLLQNFIRKSMEMDPEEEGSILDEFTPDGDEEQDGLIDVVENTNE; encoded by the exons ATGGAGCGGTCGGAAATTATTAAGCGATGCGTGTCTTTTTATGAAGAGATGAGATCCAACCATGAAGAAAGAATGTTGTTCTTTGTGCTTACGCTGTTTGTTTACTTTAGGGATAGAACTACTGGGCAACTATCGTTAGGCGGAAGAATGAATAGTAGAATTAGACGTGAGGCGTTAGAGCGTATTGTTGGTGAGGGTGATATGAATTGTATCTGGGAGTTGAGAATGAACACAAATACCTTTGCTAACTTGTGTGAGTTGCTCCAAGTTCATGGAGGACTTACAGAGGATGGTCATGTAAGCCTGCCGGAGCAGGTTGCGACCTTCTTAATTATCTTAGCGCATCACAAGAAAAACCGTAGTCTACAGGTTAGATTTTGTAGGTTCAGCGAGACAGTGAGTAAGTATTTTAATAAAGTTTTGAAGTCTGTAATACGGATTCAAGGGATGTTGTTCGCGAAGGCTACACCAGTTGCCGAGGACTGTGTGGACCCCACATGGAGAAGGTTTAAG GGTTGCTTGGGAGCATTAGATGGCACTTATATAGAGGTGACAGTCCCCGAGTCTGAGAAGGCAAGGTACCGGACAAGAAAGGGTAAAATATGCACGAATGTCTTAGGGGTGTGTAACCGGGAGATGGGTTTTGTCTACGTACTCAGCGGATGGGAGGGTTCGGCATCTGATTCACGGGTACTTCGAGATGTAATAACTCGTTGTAATAGTCTTAAGATACCCCACG GTAATTACTATTTAGTTGATGCTGGCTACACAAATGGTCCGGGGTTTCTTGCACCGTATAGAGGGACTCGATATCATGTAAGAGAGTGGGCCCAGGGAGCACGTGCACCGCGCAACTACCAAGAATATTTTAATCGGGTACACTCTTCTGCAAGGAATATTATTGAGCACTGCTTTGGTTTGCTGAAGAAGAGGTGGTCCATCTTAAGAAGCCCTAGCTTTTATCCCCTAAAGACACAATTTCAGATAATTATTGCCTGTTGTTTGCTGCAAAATTTCATTAGAAAGAGTATGGAGATGGATCCGGAGGAGGAAGGTAGCATATTGGATGAATTCACGCCCGATGGAGACGAGGAACAAGATGGATTGATCGATGTGGTCGAAAACACGAACGAGTAG
- the LOC112758046 gene encoding uncharacterized protein isoform X2, whose product MENKRMWSDEETLAFVGFMEEFVVDGQRADCGQFKPGTFEKLALKMLEAFPSCTLTAKHCKNKHKRLKEKYQYAADMLACSGFGWNNEKQCVEVDSKDVLDAWLKAHPTKFYSPGKLFPLFHRLEGIFGRDRATGVAAVSGFDAEEQVNEETDDTAAGFDQSEMSPPPDQDGVAAMQGQASHYEVGASAGSTRQCGRKRKQVDVLERMANQIQQSSADQRKNAQLIADAIVGVNEKWKVGEKLTQLGFGDDDVVRAILKFAESPNVYAHFWGLSDSQMIGLVRSII is encoded by the exons ATGGAGAACAAGCGAATGTGGAGTGATGAAGAGACATTGGCCTTTGTTGGCTTCATGGAGGAGTTTGTCGTTGACGGTCAGCGGGCTGATTGTGGGCAGTTTAAACCGGGAACATTCGAGAAGCTGGCTTTGAAGATGTTGGAGGCTTTCCCCAGTTGTACACTGACCGCGAAGCATTGCAAGAATAAGCACAAGCGGCTGAAGGAGAAGTACCAGTACGCCGCTGATATGCTTGCTTGTAGCGGATTTGGCTGGAACAACGAGAAACAATGTGTTGAGGTTGACAGCAAAGACGTCCTTGATGCTTGGTTGAAG GCACATCCGACCAAGTTCTACAGTCCTGGCAAGCTATTTCCTTTATTTCACCGGCTGGAAGGTATCTTTGGCAGGGATAGAGCCACAGGAGTGGCGGCCGTTAGTGGCTTCGATGCGGAGGAACAGGTTAACGAAGAGACAGACGACACCGCTGCTGGATTTGATCAGTCCGAGATGTCTCCACCTCCAGACCAAGACGGAGTTGCAGCAATGCAAGGACAAGCATCACATTATGAGGTCGGTGCGAGCGCGGGAAGCACTAGGCAATGCGGGAGGAAGAGGAAACAGGTTGACGTACTCGAGAGGATGGCCAATCAGATTCAGCAATCATCGGCTGACCAACGAAAGAATGCCCAACTGATAGCTGATGCCATTGTTGGTGTGAACGAGAAGTGGAAGGTTGGCGAGAAGCTCACACAGCTTGGATTCGGTGATGACGATGTGGTCAGGGCGATACTGAAGTTTGCCGAAAGTCCTAATGTGTATGCACACTTCTGGGGCTTATCAGATTCACAAATGATTGGGCTCGTGCGTTCCATTATATGA